A genome region from Myxococcales bacterium includes the following:
- a CDS encoding valine--tRNA ligase, which produces MSEKEMPKAYEAKETESKWYKYWEDNGLFHVQDIPEKTSYTIVIPPPNVTGALHMGHALNNTLQDILIRMKRMQGYSALWQPGTDHAGIATQNVVERQLMEKEGKKRHDIGREALIERIWKWRDEYGDRILKQLRSLGASCDWERTRFTLDEGLSRAVREAFVKMYEEGLIYRGKYIVNWCPRCHTALADDEVDHEDENGKLWHIRYPFAEREGYVVIATTRPETLLGDTAVAVNPKDERYANLIGEMLLLPETDRKIPLLADDFVDASFGTGAVKVTPAHDPNDFQIGERHNLPRINVMNEEAVMNDEAGEKYKGLSRDDCRKKIVRELEIRGLLEKIEDHAHAVGHCYRCKTTIEPWLSDQWFVRMRPLAEKAIRATEEGKVSFHPKRWTQFYMQWLENARDWCISRQIWWGHRIPVWYCSEERCPPIVAKETPAKCPHCSGTEIRQDEDVLDTWFSSSLWPFSTLGWPGDTELLKNYYPTSTLVTDRGIIYFWVARMVMMGLEMMGEVPFSDVYIHGTILDEQGRKMSKSLGNGIDPLEIIEKYGSDAMRFSLVVLSTEGQDLKLSESKFEMGRNFCNKLWNATRFALMNLKGFDGNAQNDSERTLADKWIISRLEQTIADVTSAMNDFRFSVAAQTLYHFVWNDLCDWYLEASKLTMTGNDAKAKHAAQATLFHALGTTLKLLHPFLPFITEELWHQINPEAGSIMAEAYPEAAKEIPFKEEAEEFDIAREIISSLRNIRGEHNVKPSNRIDCFIKTPNKLTSKMLEACRGYIEHLSRIADLHIGENIAPPKEAATAMVSGCEISIPYAGLIDIEAEKARLNKEISKAEAETESVRKKLSNEGFTARAPKGIVDKERARLAEGEEKLSKLREALAKLD; this is translated from the coding sequence ATGAGCGAAAAAGAGATGCCTAAGGCCTACGAGGCCAAAGAGACTGAATCCAAGTGGTATAAATATTGGGAGGATAACGGCCTCTTTCACGTCCAGGATATCCCTGAAAAAACTTCATACACGATCGTAATACCCCCGCCGAACGTGACCGGCGCACTTCACATGGGACATGCTCTAAATAACACCCTTCAGGACATCCTGATAAGGATGAAGAGGATGCAGGGTTACTCGGCGCTTTGGCAGCCAGGGACCGATCACGCCGGTATCGCCACCCAAAACGTCGTCGAGCGACAGCTGATGGAAAAGGAGGGTAAGAAACGCCACGATATCGGCCGCGAAGCACTCATAGAGAGGATTTGGAAGTGGAGGGATGAATATGGCGACAGAATTCTAAAACAGCTTCGCAGTTTGGGAGCAAGCTGCGACTGGGAGCGCACCCGCTTCACGCTCGACGAGGGGCTTTCTCGGGCGGTGCGCGAAGCCTTCGTCAAGATGTACGAAGAGGGGCTTATCTACCGAGGGAAATACATAGTCAACTGGTGCCCGCGCTGCCACACAGCGCTTGCCGATGACGAAGTCGATCACGAGGATGAAAATGGAAAACTGTGGCACATACGTTATCCATTCGCGGAAAGAGAAGGGTACGTGGTGATCGCCACGACTCGACCTGAAACGCTTCTCGGAGACACCGCGGTCGCCGTCAACCCAAAGGATGAACGCTACGCGAATCTCATCGGCGAGATGCTCCTTCTGCCGGAAACCGACCGCAAGATACCGCTTCTGGCCGACGACTTCGTGGACGCATCATTCGGAACTGGCGCTGTAAAGGTCACTCCGGCCCACGATCCAAACGACTTCCAAATAGGTGAACGCCACAATCTCCCTCGCATCAACGTGATGAATGAAGAGGCTGTCATGAATGATGAGGCGGGTGAAAAATACAAAGGACTTTCGCGCGACGACTGCCGAAAAAAGATCGTCAGGGAGTTGGAAATACGGGGGCTGTTGGAAAAAATCGAGGATCACGCCCACGCTGTAGGTCACTGCTATAGGTGCAAGACAACGATAGAACCTTGGCTATCCGACCAGTGGTTCGTACGCATGCGCCCTCTCGCTGAAAAGGCTATTCGCGCTACCGAAGAAGGCAAGGTCAGTTTTCATCCAAAGCGCTGGACGCAGTTCTACATGCAGTGGCTTGAAAACGCGCGCGACTGGTGCATCTCTCGCCAGATATGGTGGGGACACCGCATACCGGTATGGTATTGCAGCGAGGAGAGGTGTCCTCCTATCGTGGCGAAAGAAACTCCCGCGAAATGCCCGCACTGCAGCGGGACGGAGATCCGCCAGGATGAGGACGTGCTCGACACATGGTTTTCATCTTCGCTGTGGCCGTTTTCAACGTTGGGCTGGCCCGGCGATACGGAGCTTTTAAAAAACTACTACCCTACATCGACGCTGGTCACCGACCGCGGCATCATATATTTCTGGGTAGCACGTATGGTGATGATGGGATTGGAGATGATGGGAGAGGTCCCCTTCTCAGATGTCTATATCCACGGCACGATCCTGGACGAACAGGGGCGCAAGATGAGCAAGTCCCTCGGCAACGGGATAGACCCGCTTGAGATAATCGAAAAGTACGGTTCGGACGCGATGAGATTTTCGCTCGTTGTCCTCTCCACCGAAGGGCAGGACCTCAAACTATCCGAGTCTAAATTCGAGATGGGGAGAAACTTCTGCAACAAGCTTTGGAACGCAACCCGCTTTGCGCTCATGAATCTCAAAGGTTTCGACGGCAACGCACAAAATGACTCGGAAAGAACTCTCGCAGACAAGTGGATCATCTCCAGGTTGGAACAAACTATAGCGGACGTAACATCAGCGATGAACGATTTTAGATTCAGCGTAGCAGCTCAAACGCTGTATCATTTCGTCTGGAACGACCTCTGCGACTGGTATCTGGAAGCCAGCAAGCTCACCATGACAGGTAATGACGCCAAGGCAAAACATGCAGCACAGGCCACGCTATTTCACGCCCTCGGCACGACGCTGAAACTGCTCCATCCATTCCTCCCTTTCATAACGGAAGAGCTATGGCACCAGATAAACCCAGAGGCAGGCAGCATAATGGCCGAAGCCTATCCTGAAGCGGCTAAGGAAATCCCATTCAAGGAGGAGGCTGAGGAATTCGACATCGCACGCGAAATAATAAGCTCGCTCAGAAACATACGCGGTGAACACAATGTAAAACCTTCGAACAGGATAGATTGTTTCATAAAAACTCCGAACAAGCTCACATCGAAAATGCTGGAAGCCTGCAGGGGCTACATCGAACACCTCTCCAGGATAGCTGACCTGCATATAGGGGAAAATATCGCGCCCCCAAAAGAGGCTGCGACAGCAATGGTATCCGGATGCGAAATCAGCATACCCTATGCAGGATTGATCGATATCGAGGCGGAAAAAGCCAGGCTGAACAAGGAGATTTCCAAAGCGGAAGCCGAAACGGAATCGGTCAGAAAAAAACTCTCCAACGAAGGTTTTACCGCCAGGGCTCCGAAGGGGATAGTCGACAAGGAACGCGCGAGGCTCGCCGAAGGGGAAGAAAAACTCTCCAAGCTTCGTGAGGCTCTCGCAAAACTGGATTGA
- a CDS encoding M23 family metallopeptidase: MLKIFKISILLFLISNSANAAVQISEHFLSLPSSPDVDMLIEDLTVFLANSEPDYKKYFLFPVDGRISSFFGWRVDPVRNISAHHAGIDIAAARGQVVRAADSGRVSDAGWRRGCGLAVLIKHEDGFATKYCHLSKFFVRVGERVVAESPLGLVGDSGRATGNHLHFEISKSGINLDPLEHLLF, from the coding sequence ATGTTAAAAATATTTAAAATATCTATCCTCCTGTTCCTGATTTCAAACTCTGCGAATGCCGCTGTTCAAATAAGCGAACATTTTTTATCACTCCCCTCTTCGCCAGATGTAGATATGCTGATCGAGGATCTCACCGTGTTCCTGGCTAATTCAGAACCCGACTATAAAAAATATTTTCTATTCCCGGTCGATGGAAGAATATCCTCCTTCTTCGGATGGCGTGTAGATCCCGTGCGGAATATATCAGCGCATCATGCAGGTATAGATATCGCTGCGGCGCGTGGCCAGGTCGTGAGGGCGGCGGATTCCGGAAGAGTATCCGATGCCGGATGGCGCAGGGGGTGTGGGCTTGCCGTGCTGATAAAACATGAGGATGGCTTTGCCACTAAATATTGCCATCTATCCAAGTTTTTCGTTCGCGTCGGAGAGAGGGTCGTAGCAGAAAGTCCGCTCGGACTCGTTGGCGACAGCGGCAGGGCGACTGGAAATCATCTGCATTTTGAAATTTCCAAATCTGGGATCAACCTGGATCCTTTGGAACATCTTCTCTTCTAA
- a CDS encoding sigma 54-interacting transcriptional regulator, with product MTIESFPITIGRSPNNTISLPDKSISRKHCSISFQKGKYKVENLSATASMNQAEGPKEFSISAGETIDIGRWSIEILEEPSGAEDITISSPLEKTSVMSYDPMRSVISSQKIEISAKLSGKKLKKVLQGSNFTFGSDPACDVTLADPYVSRKHCRLFIHGNAIKVIDLSSTNGTFYNEERLPVFSTSGSDSFRIGNSQIDYRLINTAEKIRPQIESRLGEMVGASREMRKLFTILKKVADAKCTICITGESGTGKELAAHEIHRIGQRPRAPFIPVNCGAIPKEIIESQLFGHERGSFTGAIERMIGFFEQANGGTLFLDEIGEMPLNLQTRMLRVLESGTLRRIGGKEDIAINCRIICATNRDLKKLVCTGSFREDLFFRLYVFPITIPPLRERKSDIPILASRILKSISGEEIKLSKEALKKLNDHDWPGNVRELKNTITRGVISCNGCVIGEKDIHIIPIERHFSSYENIGAVEKGLIVSSLKENKNNISKTAKRLGMARSTLQQKIKRLGIET from the coding sequence ATGACGATCGAAAGCTTTCCAATCACGATAGGAAGATCGCCTAACAACACGATATCGCTGCCAGACAAGTCGATCTCAAGAAAACATTGTTCAATCAGTTTTCAAAAAGGAAAATATAAGGTAGAGAATCTGTCCGCAACCGCATCAATGAATCAGGCAGAGGGCCCGAAGGAATTCAGCATCTCCGCAGGCGAAACAATAGATATAGGACGCTGGTCCATAGAAATACTGGAAGAACCCTCTGGTGCAGAAGATATCACCATATCATCGCCACTAGAAAAAACATCGGTGATGAGCTACGACCCCATGCGCTCAGTGATATCATCGCAAAAAATTGAAATATCTGCAAAGCTATCGGGGAAGAAATTAAAAAAAGTTCTGCAAGGGTCCAATTTCACATTCGGGTCAGATCCGGCCTGCGACGTAACGCTTGCAGATCCCTACGTCTCAAGAAAACACTGCCGTCTTTTCATACATGGGAATGCGATAAAGGTCATCGATCTGTCATCCACCAACGGAACTTTTTATAATGAAGAAAGGCTGCCTGTTTTTTCTACCTCCGGAAGTGACAGCTTCAGAATCGGCAATTCTCAGATAGACTACAGGTTGATCAACACCGCTGAAAAAATCAGACCGCAGATTGAAAGCCGCCTTGGGGAAATGGTGGGGGCATCAAGGGAGATGCGAAAACTTTTCACAATTTTAAAAAAGGTCGCCGATGCAAAATGCACCATCTGCATAACCGGGGAAAGCGGAACTGGAAAAGAACTCGCAGCGCATGAAATCCACCGCATCGGACAGAGGCCGAGGGCGCCATTTATTCCTGTCAACTGCGGAGCAATCCCCAAGGAGATAATAGAAAGCCAGTTGTTCGGCCATGAACGCGGGTCCTTTACAGGCGCTATCGAACGCATGATAGGTTTTTTCGAACAGGCAAACGGCGGCACTCTCTTTCTCGACGAAATAGGCGAGATGCCCCTAAATCTTCAGACGCGCATGCTCAGGGTTCTCGAAAGCGGCACGCTGCGTAGAATCGGAGGAAAAGAGGATATAGCGATAAACTGCAGAATAATCTGCGCCACCAACCGCGATCTTAAAAAACTGGTATGCACCGGATCGTTTCGTGAGGATCTCTTTTTCAGGCTGTACGTCTTCCCCATCACGATTCCGCCACTCAGGGAAAGAAAATCCGATATACCTATCCTCGCATCGCGTATTCTAAAATCTATATCCGGAGAGGAAATAAAGCTGAGCAAGGAGGCGCTGAAAAAATTAAACGACCACGACTGGCCAGGCAACGTGAGAGAGTTGAAAAATACCATCACCAGAGGAGTCATCTCATGCAATGGCTGCGTCATAGGAGAAAAGGACATCCATATAATCCCAATTGAACGCCATTTCAGCTCTTACGAAAACATAGGTGCCGTAGAAAAGGGGCTGATCGTATCCTCCCTGAAGGAAAACAAAAACAACATTTCAAAAACCGCAAAACGCCTCGGGATGGCCCGAAGCACCCTTCAACAGAAGATAAAACGACTTGGAATCGAAACATAA
- the amrS gene encoding AmmeMemoRadiSam system radical SAM enzyme, whose amino-acid sequence MKEAMLYTKEENGAARCGMCRHTCLIRDGEKGICDVRINREGRLYSIFYGKPIAVAVDPVEKKPLFHFMPGTKTLSIATRGCNFHCDFCQNSDISQFKGGSNDELSGSEFTPTKIVAAANSGRAKSISYTYTEPTVFFEYAYDTARLAKESGLGNIFVTNGYMTRDAIDAISPFLDAANIDLKSFRNDTYRSVIGARLDGVLDSIKYMKSTGIWIEITTLVIPGMNDSEAELSDVANFIVETGRDIPWHISRFTPRYKMSDRQPTPIKTLQRAHEIGKKAGLKYIYIGNLPGDSSETTFCAACGFQLIERCRYEITLNNVPHDGNCPKCGAKVDGIMLKTKS is encoded by the coding sequence ATGAAAGAGGCGATGTTATATACTAAGGAAGAAAATGGAGCGGCACGTTGCGGAATGTGTCGCCACACCTGTCTCATCCGCGATGGTGAAAAAGGTATCTGCGACGTGAGGATAAATCGGGAGGGACGGCTGTACTCCATCTTCTACGGAAAACCGATAGCCGTCGCCGTAGATCCCGTTGAGAAAAAACCACTCTTTCATTTCATGCCCGGCACAAAAACCCTTTCTATAGCCACGAGAGGCTGTAACTTTCACTGCGACTTCTGCCAAAACTCGGACATATCACAGTTCAAGGGAGGGTCGAACGACGAGCTTTCGGGCAGCGAGTTCACGCCAACTAAAATCGTCGCTGCCGCAAACTCCGGGCGCGCCAAAAGCATATCATACACATACACCGAACCGACCGTATTTTTCGAATACGCCTACGACACCGCAAGGCTAGCAAAAGAATCCGGGCTCGGAAACATCTTCGTCACCAATGGCTACATGACACGCGATGCGATAGATGCGATCTCACCCTTTTTGGACGCCGCCAACATCGACCTTAAGTCATTCCGAAATGACACCTACCGCTCGGTTATAGGCGCAAGGCTTGACGGAGTTCTCGATTCCATAAAATATATGAAGTCTACAGGCATATGGATAGAGATAACGACACTCGTCATCCCAGGAATGAATGACAGCGAAGCTGAACTCTCGGACGTGGCTAATTTCATAGTTGAAACCGGACGCGATATACCATGGCATATAAGCAGGTTTACGCCTCGATATAAAATGAGTGACCGCCAGCCAACTCCGATTAAAACACTGCAACGCGCGCATGAGATAGGCAAAAAAGCGGGATTAAAATACATCTATATCGGGAACCTTCCCGGCGATTCTTCTGAAACGACATTCTGCGCAGCGTGCGGATTTCAACTCATTGAAAGGTGCAGATACGAAATTACGCTTAACAACGTACCCCACGACGGGAACTGTCCAAAATGCGGCGCCAAAGTCGATGGGATCATGCTAAAAACGAAATCATAG
- the nadA gene encoding quinolinate synthase NadA: MQEKYMSLQEDELIARILKHKKRLGGDLKILGHFYQREGIVRLADYEGDSLQLAKAGSDTDAKFIVFCGVYFMAEASSILAKEWQRVFIPDPTAGCPLADFASVDQVEAAWQVLSDLNISSNFIPIVYMNSSAELKAFCGRNGGLVCTSSSAGKAFRWALEQNKKIFFFPDENLGRNAARDFGIHESATFLWDPHLKMSSFDVNSLLEKKLILWKGHCHIHTFFTVEHVEAVRRAHKGCEVIVHPECSPSVVMAADGAGSTGYLKEFVENARSGSTIAIGTEINMVSRLANLHPDKNIIPLARSLCPNMMKIGLGDLLMTLDRLGDINEVIVPEDILKYAKLALERMLYL; this comes from the coding sequence ATGCAGGAAAAATATATGTCGCTTCAAGAGGATGAGCTTATTGCGCGAATACTCAAACATAAAAAACGTCTGGGTGGAGATCTCAAAATCCTCGGTCACTTCTATCAGCGTGAAGGGATAGTTCGCCTCGCCGACTATGAAGGAGATAGCTTGCAGCTAGCAAAAGCAGGATCCGATACCGATGCCAAGTTTATAGTCTTTTGTGGCGTTTATTTTATGGCGGAGGCGAGCTCCATTCTAGCGAAAGAGTGGCAGCGCGTCTTTATCCCTGATCCGACGGCGGGCTGCCCTCTGGCTGATTTTGCATCTGTAGATCAGGTCGAGGCTGCATGGCAGGTGCTTAGCGATCTAAATATTTCATCGAATTTTATCCCAATCGTCTATATGAATTCTTCGGCGGAGCTAAAGGCGTTCTGCGGCAGGAACGGGGGGCTTGTCTGTACCTCGTCATCGGCAGGAAAGGCATTTAGGTGGGCCTTGGAACAGAATAAAAAAATATTTTTTTTCCCCGACGAAAATCTTGGCAGAAACGCTGCGCGTGATTTCGGCATTCACGAATCCGCAACCTTCCTCTGGGATCCTCATCTAAAGATGAGTTCTTTCGATGTAAATTCTCTTTTGGAGAAAAAACTCATCCTCTGGAAGGGGCATTGCCACATCCATACATTTTTCACAGTCGAACATGTCGAAGCAGTAAGGCGCGCTCATAAAGGTTGCGAGGTGATCGTTCATCCGGAGTGCTCACCCTCGGTCGTTATGGCGGCCGATGGCGCAGGTTCGACCGGATATCTAAAGGAGTTTGTGGAGAACGCCCGTTCAGGATCTACGATCGCGATCGGGACTGAGATCAACATGGTGTCGAGGCTTGCCAATCTGCATCCCGATAAGAATATCATCCCTCTGGCAAGATCCCTTTGTCCGAATATGATGAAAATAGGGCTAGGCGACCTGCTGATGACTCTGGACAGGCTGGGGGATATCAATGAGGTCATCGTCCCCGAAGATATCTTAAAATATGCTAAACTCGCCCTGGAGCGCATGCTTTATCTATAA
- a CDS encoding malate dehydrogenase — translation MSNCLDKKESIKAAALKYHSEGRPGKIELGITKPCKSQWDLSLAYTPGVAEPCREIKKNPALVHEYTARGNLVGVITNGTAVLGLGDIGPLAGKPVMEGKGVLFKRFADIDVFDIEIDEKDPEKFIEIVRSLEPTFGGINLEDVKSPECFDIENALKDSMKIPVFHDDQHGTAIIVAAGFINAMELVGKKASEVKVVFSGAGAAAVACAHMLESFGVNKDNIFMYDIHGLVTCDRIGAESHRGRFAKCIPHTEMAEIMYGADVFIGLSAGGVVSKEMIKSMAKCPVVFAMANPDPEIMPEDVMAVRPDAIVATGRSDYPNQINNVLGFPFIFRGALDVVASKINEEMKRAAALSLASLAKEPVPPEVLKAYGLDHLEFGKDYLIPKALDPRVLLWEAPAVAEAAMRSGVATRKINDMDLYRKQLEKRISLEDTNCLSPPI, via the coding sequence ATGTCAAATTGTCTGGATAAGAAGGAGTCTATAAAAGCTGCAGCGCTCAAGTATCATTCCGAGGGGCGTCCCGGGAAAATCGAGCTGGGGATCACAAAGCCATGCAAAAGCCAGTGGGATCTTTCACTCGCATATACCCCCGGAGTGGCGGAGCCATGCCGTGAGATCAAAAAGAATCCGGCCCTCGTCCACGAATACACGGCCAGAGGAAATCTCGTTGGCGTAATCACTAACGGGACTGCGGTTTTGGGATTGGGCGATATCGGCCCGCTAGCCGGAAAACCTGTAATGGAAGGGAAGGGGGTCCTCTTCAAGAGGTTTGCGGATATCGACGTCTTCGATATCGAGATCGATGAAAAGGATCCTGAAAAGTTCATCGAGATAGTTCGTTCGCTAGAGCCTACATTCGGCGGTATCAATCTGGAGGATGTGAAGTCGCCGGAGTGCTTTGATATAGAAAACGCGCTGAAAGATTCGATGAAGATTCCGGTCTTTCATGATGATCAACATGGGACGGCTATCATAGTCGCGGCCGGTTTCATAAATGCGATGGAGCTCGTTGGGAAGAAGGCGTCGGAGGTCAAAGTTGTCTTTTCCGGAGCCGGCGCTGCTGCCGTGGCCTGTGCTCATATGTTGGAATCTTTCGGCGTTAATAAAGATAATATCTTCATGTACGATATCCATGGCCTCGTCACCTGCGATAGGATAGGGGCCGAGTCGCACCGAGGTCGGTTTGCCAAGTGCATTCCCCATACGGAAATGGCTGAAATCATGTACGGCGCGGACGTTTTCATTGGACTTTCCGCAGGCGGTGTTGTTTCAAAGGAGATGATAAAGAGCATGGCGAAATGCCCGGTGGTCTTTGCGATGGCAAACCCTGATCCGGAAATAATGCCTGAGGATGTCATGGCTGTGCGTCCCGATGCAATAGTTGCTACAGGAAGATCCGACTATCCGAATCAGATTAATAATGTGCTTGGTTTCCCCTTCATATTTCGCGGGGCGCTTGATGTTGTTGCGAGCAAGATAAATGAAGAGATGAAAAGGGCAGCAGCTCTTTCCCTTGCTTCACTGGCGAAGGAGCCGGTTCCGCCGGAGGTTTTGAAGGCGTACGGTCTGGATCACCTCGAGTTCGGTAAGGACTATCTAATTCCTAAGGCGCTTGATCCGAGGGTGCTTCTTTGGGAGGCCCCTGCGGTGGCTGAGGCGGCAATGCGTTCGGGGGTGGCCACGCGAAAGATTAATGATATGGATCTGTACAGAAAGCAGCTTGAAAAACGAATCTCCTTGGAGGACACAAACTGCTTATCTCCCCCGATATGA
- the nadC gene encoding carboxylating nicotinate-nucleotide diphosphorylase produces the protein MNNTDEIINIALKEDIGNGDITTEATISRDSMGFAKIIAKSDLILSGILVAGRVFEILDPETVFTPQKSDGEPCRAGETLASLSGRIQILLTGERTALNFLQHLSGIATATKHLVEMTSQYGIKILDTRKTTPGLRILEKDAVRHGGGTNHRMGLYDHFLIKNNHITAAGSLSKAVAAAKRNMIKGQKIEVEARDMDEVKEAIASGADIIMLDNMEPEQVKTAVTVIGGAANTEISGNMTEEKIVRYLDSGVDFISVGALTHSAKAADIHMLIKMN, from the coding sequence ATGAACAATACCGATGAGATCATCAATATCGCCCTGAAGGAAGATATCGGAAATGGCGACATCACAACAGAAGCCACAATTTCCAGAGATTCAATGGGATTTGCTAAAATCATAGCGAAGAGCGATCTAATCCTCTCTGGAATTCTGGTCGCCGGTCGCGTCTTTGAAATTCTCGACCCTGAAACTGTTTTTACACCGCAAAAATCTGACGGAGAGCCATGTCGCGCCGGAGAAACGTTGGCATCCCTTTCCGGACGAATCCAGATCCTGCTCACTGGGGAAAGAACAGCGCTGAACTTCCTTCAACACCTTTCTGGAATAGCTACTGCCACAAAACATCTCGTAGAGATGACATCACAGTACGGCATAAAGATCTTGGATACCAGAAAAACGACACCTGGGCTTCGTATTCTTGAAAAGGACGCAGTAAGGCACGGCGGAGGAACCAACCACAGGATGGGTCTCTATGACCACTTCCTGATCAAGAACAACCACATCACGGCTGCAGGCTCCCTTTCAAAGGCCGTCGCCGCTGCCAAAAGGAACATGATCAAGGGGCAGAAAATTGAAGTCGAAGCAAGAGATATGGATGAAGTAAAAGAGGCGATCGCCTCAGGAGCCGACATCATAATGCTGGATAACATGGAACCGGAGCAGGTGAAGACCGCGGTGACTGTAATTGGCGGAGCAGCAAATACCGAGATATCTGGAAACATGACCGAAGAGAAGATCGTACGCTATCTCGATAGCGGAGTAGATTTCATATCTGTGGGCGCCCTAACACATTCGGCGAAGGCCGCGGACATTCACATGCTGATAAAAATGAACTGA